A single window of Actinoallomurus bryophytorum DNA harbors:
- a CDS encoding FAD-binding oxidoreductase, with protein sequence MTSETMLPGGAGGDPSSLRGLAGGGIHLPGDDEYDRARTTWALAVDLRPAAVAFPHDVQEVAAVVRAAAAAGLRVAPLGSGHNAHAFGDLSGSVLMRMSGMTGVEIDPDARRARVQAGELWPTIVEEAARHGLAALHGSSPDTGVIGYSLGGGVSWYARSLGLAANSVTAVELVTADGSLVRADARHEPELFWAVRGGGGANFGVVTAIEFTLHPIETAYAGMLVWDLRDAHRVLSRWAPWAAEAPDAVTTSYRHLRFPPIPEIPEPFRGRDLVVIDGAVLADDAEAERFLAPLRELSPEIDTFGRVPAASLMRLHMDPEQPTPGGGRSSLLDEFPQAAVDRLVEVAGADSGSSLFLGAELRQLGGALGRPHPGAGALAKLDGRYQLIAGGMMVGESAKQTIADCERVVDAMAPYSRGRQYLNFQEEPVDPSTGFDTSAWQELLRIRTAVDPDGLFQANHEIPHR encoded by the coding sequence TTGACCAGCGAAACCATGCTGCCGGGTGGGGCCGGCGGGGATCCGTCGTCGTTGCGAGGGCTGGCGGGCGGGGGGATCCACCTGCCCGGCGACGATGAGTACGACCGTGCCCGTACGACGTGGGCGCTCGCAGTCGACCTGCGTCCCGCCGCGGTGGCCTTTCCGCATGACGTGCAAGAGGTCGCGGCCGTGGTCAGGGCAGCCGCGGCGGCCGGGCTCCGCGTCGCCCCGCTGGGCTCGGGCCACAACGCCCACGCGTTCGGTGACCTGAGCGGCAGCGTGCTGATGCGCATGTCCGGGATGACCGGGGTCGAGATCGACCCCGACGCCCGCCGGGCGCGAGTCCAGGCCGGCGAGCTGTGGCCGACCATCGTGGAGGAGGCCGCCAGGCACGGCCTGGCGGCCCTGCACGGATCGTCGCCGGACACCGGTGTGATCGGCTACTCGCTCGGAGGAGGTGTCAGCTGGTACGCCCGATCGCTGGGGCTGGCCGCCAACAGCGTGACCGCCGTCGAGCTGGTCACCGCGGACGGCTCGCTGGTCCGGGCCGACGCGCGGCACGAGCCGGAGCTGTTCTGGGCGGTACGCGGGGGAGGCGGCGCCAACTTCGGGGTGGTGACCGCGATCGAGTTCACGCTCCATCCGATCGAGACCGCCTACGCCGGCATGCTGGTCTGGGACCTGCGCGACGCGCACCGGGTACTCAGCCGATGGGCGCCCTGGGCGGCCGAGGCGCCCGACGCGGTGACCACGTCCTACCGGCACCTGCGGTTTCCGCCGATCCCGGAGATTCCCGAGCCGTTCCGCGGCCGCGACCTGGTCGTCATCGACGGCGCCGTACTGGCCGACGACGCGGAGGCGGAGCGGTTCCTGGCGCCGTTGCGGGAGCTGTCACCGGAGATCGACACCTTCGGCAGGGTGCCGGCCGCGTCACTGATGCGACTGCACATGGATCCGGAACAGCCCACACCGGGCGGTGGGCGCTCCTCGCTCCTCGACGAGTTCCCGCAGGCCGCCGTGGACCGGCTGGTCGAGGTCGCCGGTGCGGACTCGGGCAGCTCGCTCTTCCTGGGGGCCGAACTCCGCCAGCTCGGCGGCGCGCTCGGCCGTCCGCATCCCGGTGCGGGCGCCCTGGCGAAGCTCGATGGCCGGTACCAGCTGATCGCCGGCGGCATGATGGTCGGCGAGTCCGCCAAGCAGACCATCGCCGACTGCGAGCGGGTCGTCGACGCGATGGCGCCCTACTCACGCGGACGGCAGTACCTGAACTTCCAGGAGGAACCCGTCGACCCGTCGACCGGATTCGACACCTCGGCCTGGCAGGAGCTGCTGAGGATCCGCACGGCCGTCGACCCGGACGGGCTGTTCCAGGCCAACCACGAGATCCCGCACCGCTGA
- a CDS encoding helix-turn-helix transcriptional regulator — protein MSSEELAAFLRARRAALQPHEIGIGARPRRRTRGLRREDVAALAAMSADYYRRLEQARVAPPSPQILDAIARALRLTADECDYLYRVCDRRPPPRPAPSQDVAPALRQLVDGLGESPAMVVTALGETLVQNPAAIALLGDHSVHTGDARNSTYRWFTDPSSRSIHPPEEHEEEGRARIAELRARSVHLGDPRADRLIRTLLSQSAEFERLWQEQRTALCRSGTKTLVHPVIGTLDLQCQILENDGYGQLLVVFTAAPGSRAAGQLRELMAAHAGRAH, from the coding sequence GTGAGTTCGGAGGAACTGGCCGCCTTTCTGCGCGCCCGCCGGGCGGCGTTGCAGCCGCACGAGATCGGGATCGGCGCCCGGCCTCGGCGGCGCACGAGGGGGCTGCGGCGTGAGGACGTCGCCGCGCTGGCCGCCATGTCGGCCGACTACTACCGGCGCCTGGAGCAGGCGCGCGTCGCGCCGCCGTCGCCGCAGATCCTGGACGCCATCGCGCGGGCGCTGCGCCTGACCGCCGACGAATGCGACTACCTGTACCGCGTCTGCGACCGCAGACCACCCCCGCGGCCCGCTCCCAGCCAGGACGTCGCCCCTGCGCTACGTCAGCTCGTCGATGGCCTGGGGGAGTCCCCGGCCATGGTCGTGACGGCCCTGGGCGAAACCCTCGTCCAGAACCCGGCGGCCATCGCCCTGCTGGGCGACCACTCCGTCCATACCGGTGATGCGCGCAACAGCACGTACCGCTGGTTCACCGACCCGTCCTCCCGGTCGATCCATCCGCCCGAGGAACACGAGGAGGAGGGCCGCGCCCGGATCGCCGAGCTGCGCGCCCGGTCCGTCCACCTCGGTGACCCACGTGCGGACCGGCTCATCAGGACGCTGCTCTCCCAGAGTGCCGAGTTCGAGCGGCTGTGGCAGGAGCAGAGAACGGCGCTCTGCCGATCGGGCACCAAAACCCTGGTGCACCCCGTGATCGGCACGCTTGACCTGCAATGCCAGATCCTCGAGAACGACGGCTACGGGCAACTGCTCGTCGTCTTCACCGCGGCGCCCGGCAGCCGTGCGGCCGGGCAGCTGCGCGAGCTCATGGCGGCCCACGCCGGCCGAGCACACTGA
- a CDS encoding M14 family zinc carboxypeptidase, with protein sequence MTVSALTMVGPAADAAPASPKNCSADPGSHLSSVPSPEKFFGFPLGKGQQRVVTTEEIRKYVEAVGRASDRVVTGTMAHSASGQSLPYAIVSDEDQVRPGRLDRIAEQIRELRDPRRLSPAAAARIARDTPAIVWVTGNVHGGEKSGGDAALKTLYELAGGLSCDVAKRNHDLVTVIVPTQNPEGRDSGRRTNDYGFDLNRDWFARSQPETDGKVAMMRGYPPQVYVDAHEMGGSQYFFPPNADPIHHEIASEDVDWINRIGKANAAAFGYNGACGGAVTTECYFNYESYDLFYMGYGDTVPTTGFGAAGMTFEKGSASAVEDRVQQQFNTQWATTGWAADNKHELLSGYYKIWKDALAEGKDGALEPNEVVQPANEVRFPVPDIKIRSYFLLPDRQLGDTRRLVERLRGMDVEVYRLKKAVTVPNARIFGGRSAKGLKVPAGAYWIPMAQPQKHWIQALIGEDPYVPFPYFYDVSSWSNPLLSGVDTVYTGDRLTPKADRVGRIDGGIGVRAPAGGAYAYPLDSAAASELTFKLLGRGVALTRDLATGVVSLPARAISPGALDTLARPLGVTVDGRRRPASGVALRRPDVGLFAGTGISTTSGSYGEARYVLGSRWGLDLTPVTTADINDGTAAFTGRTVLLMPDGGSSNAGLTAQGLANLKAWVEKGGTYVGLRSEGTRVARTAGLTSTTEKAPPADYTVIGSHFRVDADTTSPVALGRPREDFQFNNSDPILTPTQTGTNVLRYPADDTFWSNGYTVGADALKGTAAVVDEPAGAGSAVLFAFDPLFRAYNEVGIHLVANALLAGAPVQKAVPATPGAGADSLRAAAAKAPVRADLGGEWRPITVQVAKADLARAETVIGRYTDTAKSAVAGDSAYITIPNPGGLSAHEHPFLRDMVRALHDTGVPLRSLVA encoded by the coding sequence TTGACCGTTTCCGCACTGACGATGGTCGGCCCGGCCGCGGACGCGGCCCCCGCCTCCCCGAAGAACTGCAGCGCCGACCCGGGCAGCCACCTTTCCTCGGTCCCGAGTCCCGAGAAGTTCTTCGGCTTTCCCCTCGGTAAGGGCCAGCAGCGTGTGGTCACGACGGAAGAGATCCGCAAGTACGTCGAGGCCGTGGGCAGGGCGTCCGATCGGGTGGTCACCGGCACGATGGCGCACAGCGCGTCCGGACAGTCGCTGCCGTACGCGATCGTGTCGGATGAGGATCAGGTACGTCCTGGGCGGCTCGACAGGATCGCCGAGCAGATCCGGGAACTGCGCGACCCTCGCAGGCTGAGCCCGGCCGCGGCGGCGCGCATCGCCAGGGACACTCCGGCGATCGTGTGGGTGACGGGCAACGTCCACGGCGGCGAGAAGAGCGGCGGCGACGCCGCGCTCAAAACGCTGTACGAGCTGGCCGGCGGACTGTCGTGCGACGTCGCGAAGCGCAACCACGATCTCGTCACGGTCATCGTCCCGACCCAGAACCCCGAAGGCCGCGACTCCGGCCGCCGGACGAACGACTACGGCTTCGACCTGAACCGCGACTGGTTCGCGCGGTCGCAGCCGGAGACCGACGGCAAGGTCGCGATGATGCGCGGCTATCCGCCGCAGGTCTACGTGGACGCCCACGAGATGGGCGGCTCTCAGTACTTCTTCCCGCCGAACGCCGACCCGATCCACCATGAGATCGCGAGTGAGGACGTCGACTGGATCAACCGCATCGGGAAGGCGAACGCTGCGGCCTTCGGCTACAACGGCGCCTGCGGGGGCGCGGTCACGACGGAGTGCTACTTCAACTACGAGTCCTACGACCTTTTCTACATGGGCTATGGCGACACGGTGCCGACGACCGGGTTCGGTGCCGCCGGCATGACGTTCGAGAAGGGCAGCGCCTCCGCCGTCGAGGACAGGGTCCAGCAGCAGTTCAACACGCAGTGGGCCACGACGGGCTGGGCCGCCGACAACAAGCACGAGCTCCTGAGCGGCTATTACAAGATCTGGAAGGACGCGCTGGCCGAGGGCAAGGACGGCGCCCTCGAGCCGAACGAGGTCGTACAGCCGGCCAACGAGGTCCGGTTCCCGGTGCCGGACATCAAGATCCGGTCCTACTTCCTGCTGCCCGACCGCCAACTCGGCGACACGCGCCGGCTGGTCGAGCGGCTGCGCGGCATGGACGTCGAGGTGTACCGGCTCAAGAAGGCGGTCACCGTACCGAACGCCCGTATCTTCGGCGGTCGCAGCGCCAAGGGACTCAAGGTCCCGGCGGGGGCGTACTGGATCCCCATGGCACAACCGCAGAAGCACTGGATCCAGGCCCTGATCGGTGAGGATCCCTACGTACCCTTCCCCTACTTCTACGACGTCTCCTCGTGGAGCAACCCGCTGCTCTCGGGCGTCGACACCGTCTACACCGGGGACCGGCTCACGCCCAAGGCCGACCGGGTCGGGCGGATCGACGGCGGCATCGGCGTCCGCGCCCCCGCCGGCGGAGCGTACGCCTACCCGCTGGACTCCGCGGCCGCGTCCGAACTGACGTTCAAGCTGCTCGGCCGTGGCGTCGCGCTCACCCGCGACCTGGCGACCGGGGTCGTGAGCCTGCCGGCGAGGGCGATCTCCCCGGGCGCGCTGGACACGCTGGCCCGCCCGCTCGGCGTGACGGTCGACGGGCGCCGGCGACCCGCCTCGGGTGTCGCGCTGCGCAGGCCCGACGTGGGCCTCTTCGCCGGCACCGGCATCTCGACCACGTCGGGGTCCTACGGCGAGGCGCGCTACGTCCTGGGGTCACGCTGGGGCCTCGACCTGACGCCGGTGACCACCGCCGACATCAACGACGGCACCGCGGCGTTCACCGGGCGCACCGTCCTCCTGATGCCGGACGGCGGCAGCTCGAACGCCGGCCTGACCGCCCAGGGCCTGGCCAACCTGAAGGCCTGGGTCGAGAAGGGCGGCACCTACGTCGGGCTGCGCAGCGAGGGCACCCGGGTCGCGCGGACGGCCGGGCTCACCTCGACGACCGAGAAGGCGCCGCCGGCCGACTACACGGTCATCGGCTCCCACTTCCGGGTCGACGCGGACACGACCAGCCCGGTGGCGCTCGGGCGCCCGCGGGAGGACTTCCAGTTCAACAACTCCGACCCGATCCTGACCCCGACCCAGACCGGCACCAACGTGCTGCGCTACCCGGCGGACGACACGTTCTGGTCCAACGGCTACACCGTGGGGGCCGACGCGCTGAAGGGCACGGCGGCAGTGGTCGACGAGCCGGCGGGCGCCGGAAGCGCGGTGCTCTTCGCCTTCGACCCGCTGTTCCGCGCCTACAACGAGGTCGGCATCCACCTGGTGGCCAACGCGCTGCTCGCCGGCGCGCCGGTCCAGAAGGCGGTACCGGCGACTCCGGGAGCCGGTGCCGACTCCCTGCGAGCCGCGGCGGCCAAGGCCCCGGTACGCGCGGATCTCGGCGGCGAGTGGCGGCCCATCACCGTCCAGGTGGCCAAGGCCGACCTGGCGCGGGCCGAGACCGTCATCGGCCGTTACACCGACACCGCGAAGTCCGCGGTCGCCGGCGACTCGGCGTACATCACGATCCCGAACCCCGGAGGGCTGTCCGCCCACGAGCACCCGTTCCTGCGGGACATGGTCCGCGCCCTGCACGACACGGGCGTTCCACTGCGCTCACTCGTGGCGTGA